The following is a genomic window from Candidatus Palauibacter scopulicola.
AGAACATCCCGACGGACCGGGTCGGGTTCGGATCGAGAGTTGCGGTGCGCGACCTGGAGGACGACGAGATCGAGTCCTTCAACCTCACGATCGGTGACGACGTCGACATCGAGAACAACGACATCTCGATGGAATCGCCCATCGGCCGGGCGCTCCTCGGGAGAAGGAAGGGCGAACTCGTGAGCGTGAGGCTCCCCGCCGGCGCGCGCGAGTTCGAGGTCGTCGATTTCGAGACGCTCCACGACCTCTAGCACTGCCGGCCCGAAGCCTCCGTCCGGCCGCTAGAAGACCCGGATCGGCGGGATGAACTTGCCGGGGTCGGCCCGCACTTCGGCGAGGAACGCGTTCAGG
Proteins encoded in this region:
- a CDS encoding GreA/GreB family elongation factor — its product is MIEELQRKIGDEAETLLHELNVILPKEIEKAVAQGDLRENSEYTAALERQGFVRARLDYLARRMSQLGELDIENIPTDRVGFGSRVAVRDLEDDEIESFNLTIGDDVDIENNDISMESPIGRALLGRRKGELVSVRLPAGAREFEVVDFETLHDL